In the Vespa crabro chromosome 10, iyVesCrab1.2, whole genome shotgun sequence genome, one interval contains:
- the LOC124427619 gene encoding transient receptor potential channel pyrexia-like — protein sequence MDSLKPPNSINNNNSNNNNNNNNNNNNEGRRRLYSMSCLNDRPNGGDPLSVRLASTYRSARYGHVNDYCPERIVVVEEDLTANSTNKHDEIDAGDPPPVDESLFFDNFEALRNALRVDGSNIRSVFWSMLNVTEIKLLLEMEKNCIVPSEISLNEHLKNLSYIWACHRGLSHLLPKLEELGADINYIEPCTGMNAILTASLSGNVSCLEHLIRKGVDVNCANPTNHYTSLHFAASGKSRETTVLLLDSGAKLNTCAYEEIVEPVLHCAIRANALDVVKVLLERGASVVEKNHLGETPLHVACFVQSIPCVELLLTVPGSNINAVDRTHRTPLHFAVMSTDSSAVLVELLLKHGALVNAADRTGFTPLHIAALNEQSHCVDTLIWAGADVSATTSAGLSALNIILRKIPESLQVFRERLDASIRLRRPVPHNREFEMRLHFDLLFPSNNQCETSFINTFVQERRKDLLSHPLVMAFLHLKWEKIRKFYLMRIFLYAMTVICMTTYVLTALAYKCYNHDDFPSSKICNSKRISGFLFRRPVIEIEWYLCLVLTCVTIPRKIFGFMVYKSVKQYFSNIDNVLDGIVIVSVFVTSFVYTGKTYDWQNYVGAFAILCAWTNLMLMVGQLPAFGTYVAMFTHIQFEFAKLLLAYSGLLIGFTISFCVIFVGEPAFGNPFTGLIKVLAMMAGELDFEGLINQADQVADGPFVIYHPLSVCSQILFTLFIVFVTVILMNLLVGIAVHDINGLRNHAGLTKLVRQTKLILFTEMVLHNASIPYTFRKWMTDHKIDVENRKHVLVVKPLNPLEKRLPKDILKAAYEIAQKNMPYINDDNISLSDHVTWMKQQSEESSESGLRLAVEELSARLNANEETIKSLKTQLLHMNDILEDIVNRLAKDKSI from the coding sequence ATGGATAGTCTAAAGCCACCAAATTCtataaacaacaacaacagcaataataataataataataacaacaacaacaacaacgaaggAAGACGAAGACTTTATTCCATGTCTTGCTTGAACGATCGTCCCAACGGTGGAGATCCATTATCCGTGAGATTGGCTTCAACTTATAGGTCAGCAAGATATGGACACGTTAACGATTATTGTCCTGAACGAATAGTTGTAGTCGAAGAGGACTTAACAGCTAATTCAACGAATAAACACGATGAGATCGACGCGGGTGATCCACCACCAGTCGAtgaatctcttttcttcgataattttGAAGCACTGAGAAATGCATTACGAGTAGACGGTAGCAATATAAGGTCAGTCTTCTGGTCTATGCTCAATGTTACCGagatcaaattattattggaaatggaaaagaattGTATCGTGCCGTCGGAAATCTCATTGAATGAACATTTGAAGAATCTTTCTTATATTTGGGCATGTCATCGTGGCCTATCTCATCTTTTACCTAAACTCGAAGAATTGGGAgccgatattaattatatcgaaccGTGCACTGGTATGAATGCTATTCTAACAGCATCCTTGAGTGGAAATGTGTCATGTTTGGAACATCTTATAAGAAAAGGTGTCGATGTTAATTGTGCAAATCCAACGAATCATTACACGTCCCTTCACTTTGCGGCTTCAGGAAAATCGAGAGAAACGACCGTTCTACTTTTGGACAGCGGCGCCAAGTTAAATACTTGTGCTTATGAGGAAATAGTCGAACCGGTACTTCACTGTGCCATTCGGGCAAATGCGTTAGATGTGGTGAAGGTACTCTTGGAACGGGGCGCTAGCGTTGTCGAAAAGAATCATCTTGGAGAGACACCCCTTCATGTTGCTTGTTTCGTCCAATCGATACCCTGTGTCGAATTATTGCTAACTGTACCAGGTAGTAACATTAATGCTGTAGATCGTACGCATAGGACCCCATTACATTTTGCCGTTATGAGTACAGATTCTTCGGCAGTGTTGGTTGAACTTTTATTGAAGCATGGTGCTTTAGTCAATGCGGCAGATCGAACGGGCTTCACACCTCTTCATATAGCTGCTTTGAACGAACAGTCCCATTGCGTGGATACTTTGATTTGGGCCGGAGCTGACGTCAGTGCTACAACAAGTGCAGGCTTATCAGCTTTAAACAtcatattaagaaaaataccAGAATCTTTGCAAGTCTTTCGGGAAAGACTCGATGCCTCTATCAGGCTTAGACGGCCTGTACCACATAACAGAGAATTCGAAATGAGATTACACTTTGACCTACTATTTCCTAGCAACAATCAATGCGAAACCAGTTTCATCAATACTTTCGTACAAGAACGTCGAAAAGATCTGCTATCTCATCCATTGGTCATGGCCTTTCTTCATCTCAAATGGGAGAAGATAAGAAAGTTTTATTTGATGAGAATCTTCCTTTATGCCATGACGGTGATCTGTATGACTACTTATGTTCTAACGGCACTTGCATACAAATGTTACAATCACGATGATTTTCCAAGTTCAAAGATCTGCAACAGCAAAAGAATTTCAGGCTTTCTATTCAGAAGGCCAGTTATCGAAATTGAATGGTACCTCTGTCTCGTATTAACCTGTGTCACAATACCCAGAAAGATATTTGGTTTTATGGTTTACAAATCGGTGAAACAATATTTCTCGAACATAGATAATGTCCTCGATGGTATAGTTATTGTAAGCGTTTTCGTAACGTCATTTGTTTACACAGGAAAGACATACGATTGGCAAAATTATGTCGGTGCATTCGCCATACTTTGCGCCTGGACAAATCTTATGCTGATGGTTGGACAATTGCCTGCTTTTGGAACTTACGTTGCCATGTTCACACATATACAATTTGAATTTGCTAAACTTTTATTGGCTTATTCTGGATTATTGATAGGATTCACCATTAGCTTTTGCGTTATTTTCGTTGGTGAACCAGCCTTTGGTAATCCTTTTACCGGACTTATCAAGGTGTTAGCAATGATGGCCGGCGAATTGGACTTTGAGGGTCTTATTAATCAAGCGGATCAAGTTGCCGACGGTCCTTTCGTGATTTATCATCCATTATCTGTCTGTTCACAAATTCTCTTCACTCTCTTCATCGTTTTTGTAACGGTGATATTAATGAACTTATTAGTTGGCATCGCCGTACATGATATTAATGGTTTAAGAAATCATGCAGGACTTACCAAGCTGGTACGTCAAactaaattaattcttttcacTGAAATGGTACTGCATAATGCTTCCATACCATATACCTTTCGAAAATGGATGACCGATCATAAAATAGACGTTGAAAATCGTAAACACGTCCTTGTTGTAAAACCATTAAATCCTTTGGAGAAACGATTGCCTAAGGATATTTTAAAAGCTGCTTATGAGATTGCACAAAAGAACATGCCATATATCAATGATGACAATATTAGTCTTAGCGACCATGTAACTTGGATGAAGCAACAAAGTGAAGAATCATCCGAGTCTGGTTTGAGATTGGCCGTCGAAGAATTATCAGCAAGATTGAATGCAAATGAAGAAACAATAAAGTCTCTTAAAACACAATTGTTACATATGAATGACATATTGGAGGATATTGTTAATCGTTTGGCGAAGGACAAGAGTATATGA
- the LOC124427621 gene encoding probable arginine--tRNA ligase, mitochondrial isoform X2, translating into MGTNVRHVLYKKITKFTENVEDASNIISYLKMKPRQSGIFSFILPLQTKQYDLRNNIKTILNSDIKSDLSDITVEENALSFNVFREDYIKQFLERNCHKIVPHILINNNKNVIVEFSSPNIAKPFHLGHLRSTIIGNYVANINSYLGNNVRRINYLGDWGTQYGFIQIGIDMSNLDSKKIQNDAIKSLYNAYVLANKSMENDSSIGNKAREIFRQLETGESIACQEWELFRKYTTEELKKTYDRIGITFDEYHWESMYRSVNIKEIISLMENMNLLSYDEENRRVIHLNSEKVIPIIKSDGTSLYLTRDVGAAIDRYKKYKFDLMYYVVDQTQSKHFTSLIEILHKMNMSWAERLNHIRYGRILGMSTRKGTAIFLEDILNEIRDVMREKQIQSPTTKVSLDISDNSSDILGISSVIINDLRRRRERDYKFDWNTAFDKEILVQACNMYIVVFLI; encoded by the exons ATGGGTACTAACGTAAGACATGTATTGTACAAGAAG ATTACAAAGTTTACAGAAAATGTAGAGGATGcaagtaatataatttcttatttaaagaTGAAGCCAAGACAATCgggaatattttcttttatacttccTTTACAAACGAAACAGTATGATTtaagaaataacataaaaactatattaaaTTCTGACATAAAATCAGATTTAAGTGATATTACTGTTGAAGAGAACGCATTATCTTTTAATGTATTTAGAGAAGATTACATTAAGCAATTCCTTGAAAGAAACTGTCATAAAATTGTACCTCATATActtatcaacaacaataaaaatgtaatagttGAATTTAGTTCACCAAATATTGCAAAACCATTTCATTTAGGACATTTACGTTCGACAATTATAGGAAATTATGTAGCCAATATAAATAGTTATTTGGGAAATAATGTCAGAAGGATAAATTATTTGGGTGATTGGGGTACTCAATATGGCTTCATTCAGATTGGCATTGATATGTCTAATCTTGATAGTAAGAAAATTCAAAATGACGCTATTAAAAGTTTGTATAATGCTTACGTACTTGCCAATAAATCAATGGAAAATGATTCCAGTATTGGAAATAAGGCTAGAGAAATCTTTAGACAATTAGAAACTGGAGAAAGTATTGCGTGTCAAGAATGGGAgctatttagaaaatatacaacagaggaattaaaaaaaacttatGATAGAATAGGTATTACTTTTGATGAATATCATTGGGAATCTATGTATAGATCTGTgaatataaaggaaataatttcattaatggaaaatatgaatttattgtcatatgatgaagaaaatagaagagtgATACATTTAAATTCAGAAAAAGTCATACCTATTATTAAAAGTGATGGAACATCACTCTATTTAACGAGAGATGTGGGAGCAGCTATTGACAggtataaaaagtataaatttgatttgatGTATTATGTAGTTGACCAAACGCAAAGTAAACATTTTACAAgtctaatagaaatattacataaaatgaaCATGTCTTGGGCAGAGAGATTAAATCATATAAGGTATGGACGAATACTTGGTATGAGTACTAGAAAAGGTACAGCTATATTTTtagaagatattttaaatgaaataagagatgttatgagagaaaaacaaattcaatCTCCCA caACTAAAGTTTCTTTGGACATTTCTGATAATAGTTCCGACATATTAGGAATTTCTTCtgtgataattaatgatttgaGACGAAGGAGAGAGCGAGATTATAAATTCGATTGGAATACAGCATTCGAC AAGGAGATACTGGTACAAGCCTGCAATATGTACATTGTCGTCTTTTTAATTTAG
- the LOC124427621 gene encoding probable arginine--tRNA ligase, mitochondrial isoform X1: MGTNVRHVLYKKITKFTENVEDASNIISYLKMKPRQSGIFSFILPLQTKQYDLRNNIKTILNSDIKSDLSDITVEENALSFNVFREDYIKQFLERNCHKIVPHILINNNKNVIVEFSSPNIAKPFHLGHLRSTIIGNYVANINSYLGNNVRRINYLGDWGTQYGFIQIGIDMSNLDSKKIQNDAIKSLYNAYVLANKSMENDSSIGNKAREIFRQLETGESIACQEWELFRKYTTEELKKTYDRIGITFDEYHWESMYRSVNIKEIISLMENMNLLSYDEENRRVIHLNSEKVIPIIKSDGTSLYLTRDVGAAIDRYKKYKFDLMYYVVDQTQSKHFTSLIEILHKMNMSWAERLNHIRYGRILGMSTRKGTAIFLEDILNEIRDVMREKQIQSPTTKVSLDISDNSSDILGISSVIINDLRRRRERDYKFDWNTAFDIEGDTGTSLQYVHCRLFNLEENSGATLPTECYPSVLKEPIVDDLICIISNFENTVLRSYQDLEPSILVTYLFQLSHTINKALKILKVKGETADISDQRLLMFHVARNVLAQGMKLLGITPLQKM; this comes from the exons ATGGGTACTAACGTAAGACATGTATTGTACAAGAAG ATTACAAAGTTTACAGAAAATGTAGAGGATGcaagtaatataatttcttatttaaagaTGAAGCCAAGACAATCgggaatattttcttttatacttccTTTACAAACGAAACAGTATGATTtaagaaataacataaaaactatattaaaTTCTGACATAAAATCAGATTTAAGTGATATTACTGTTGAAGAGAACGCATTATCTTTTAATGTATTTAGAGAAGATTACATTAAGCAATTCCTTGAAAGAAACTGTCATAAAATTGTACCTCATATActtatcaacaacaataaaaatgtaatagttGAATTTAGTTCACCAAATATTGCAAAACCATTTCATTTAGGACATTTACGTTCGACAATTATAGGAAATTATGTAGCCAATATAAATAGTTATTTGGGAAATAATGTCAGAAGGATAAATTATTTGGGTGATTGGGGTACTCAATATGGCTTCATTCAGATTGGCATTGATATGTCTAATCTTGATAGTAAGAAAATTCAAAATGACGCTATTAAAAGTTTGTATAATGCTTACGTACTTGCCAATAAATCAATGGAAAATGATTCCAGTATTGGAAATAAGGCTAGAGAAATCTTTAGACAATTAGAAACTGGAGAAAGTATTGCGTGTCAAGAATGGGAgctatttagaaaatatacaacagaggaattaaaaaaaacttatGATAGAATAGGTATTACTTTTGATGAATATCATTGGGAATCTATGTATAGATCTGTgaatataaaggaaataatttcattaatggaaaatatgaatttattgtcatatgatgaagaaaatagaagagtgATACATTTAAATTCAGAAAAAGTCATACCTATTATTAAAAGTGATGGAACATCACTCTATTTAACGAGAGATGTGGGAGCAGCTATTGACAggtataaaaagtataaatttgatttgatGTATTATGTAGTTGACCAAACGCAAAGTAAACATTTTACAAgtctaatagaaatattacataaaatgaaCATGTCTTGGGCAGAGAGATTAAATCATATAAGGTATGGACGAATACTTGGTATGAGTACTAGAAAAGGTACAGCTATATTTTtagaagatattttaaatgaaataagagatgttatgagagaaaaacaaattcaatCTCCCA caACTAAAGTTTCTTTGGACATTTCTGATAATAGTTCCGACATATTAGGAATTTCTTCtgtgataattaatgatttgaGACGAAGGAGAGAGCGAGATTATAAATTCGATTGGAATACAGCATTCGAC ATAGAAGGAGATACTGGTACAAGCCTGCAATATGTACATTGTCGTCTTTTTAATTTAGAAGAAAATTCTGGTGCTACTCTTCCAACTGAATGTTATCCATCAGTTTTGAAAGAGCCAATAGTCGACGACTTGATATGTATAATTAGTAACTTTGAAAATACTGTTTTAAGATCTTATCAAGATTTAGAACCAAGCATTTTAGTTACATATCTTTTTCAATTGAG cCACACTATCAACAAagctttaaaaatattaaaggttAAAGGTGAAACAGCAGACATTAGCGATCAAAGATTACTCATGTTCCACGTGGCAAGAAATGTCCTTGCACAAGGGATGAAATTGCTTGGTATAACACCTTtacaaaaaatgtaa